The genomic DNA GCCCGCTGCTTCGCCAGGGCCGGGTCGCCGGTCAGGTTCAGAAAGAACGTGTTCATCTGGTCGAGGAAGGCGCGGACGGGCTTGTCGTATGGCGTCAGATGATCGTCCAACCGGGACAGGTGGAACTGTTGCCGGCGCTCCTGCATGGTCTGGGCGACGGACGTGCCCGCGCTGCCGCCTTCGTTCCGCAGGAGGCTGAACAGGCCGACCGCCGCCCCGCGCAGGTTCCGCGGAATGTACTTGAACGCGGCCACGTTGAGCGGCGAGAACGTCATCGACAGCCCGATGATCATGACCACGCGCGGCCAGACGATGAACCACGGGCTGACGTCCAGGGTGGCGAGCGACATCCAGTATTGGCCGGCCGCCGAGACGAGCAACCCGCCCCCGATCAGCCACCTGCTGTCGACCCCCTTGGTCATCAGCACGCTGACGGCGATCATGGTGAACACGGCGAACACGCCCGACGGCGACATGACCAGGCCCGAGTGAAACGCCTCGTAGTGGAACAGCGTCTGGAGCAGGGACGGCAGCGAGGTCGAGGCCGCGTACAAGGCGCCGTACAAGCAGAAGATGATCAGGCAGCAGACGACGAAGTTCCTGTCACCCAGCGGCCGGAAATTGACGACCGGGTTCGCGGTCGTAAACTCTCGGATGATTAACGCAATCAGGCAGACGGCGAAGAGAATAATCAGGATCGGGATGCGCCACCGCGGGTCGCCCCACCAGTTCCACTCCTGGCCCTTGCTCAGGGTCACTTCCCAGGACGCCATGACCACGGCAAGCAAACCCAGACCGATGAAGTCGAAGTTGAGGGGCTTCTTTTTGAGCTTCTCACGCTCCACTTTTAGGTACGGTGGGTCGTCGAGCAGGGCGTAGCTGGCCAGAAACGCCAGGGCGCCGACCGGGACGTTGATGTAGAAAATCCACCGCCAGCTGTAGTTGTCCGTGAGGTACCCGCCCAACGTCGGCCCGACGATCGGCCCGATCAGGGCCGCGACGCCGAACAAGGTTTGAGCGACCCCCTGCTTCTCGGCCGGGAAGCTGTCGAGGAGGATCGCCTGACTGCTCGGCTGCAACCCCCCACCGGCGAACCCCTGGAGGATGCGAAACAGGATCAGTTCGGTCAGGTTCGTCGCGAGTCCGCAGAGGGCGGAGCTGATCGTGAAAACAGCGATGGAGAGGAGGAAGTAATTCCGGCGGCCGAGGTGCGCGGAGATCCATCCGGAGATCGGCAGGACGGTCGCGTTGGCGGCCAGGTAGCTGGTGATCACCCATTCCGAGTCGATGTTCGCGGCCGAGAGTCCGCCGGCGATATAGCGGAGGGCGACGTTGGCGATGGTGGTGTCGAGAATCTCCATGAACGTCGGCACGACGACCGCAACCGCGATCAGCCAGGGGTTCACGGGCGGCCGCCCACCGGCCGCTGACGAGGCCCCTTGACTCATTCCCCTTCCCCGGTGACGCCAAAAGCCGCCGAACCGGAGTATTAGATAGGCAAATTCGATACCAAAACGTGACACCTGTCCGCGAAGGCTTATGCAGGATTCGGGGTGAGCGGAGTTGTGTGCCGGTCCGAGCCGATTGGTGAATCGGGTCAAAAACGAAATGATGCTGATATTTAAGAGGCGCATCGACTATGACGGACTTGCGTTAGTATTCGCACCTACCCCGCCCCCCGGCCGCGGAAGAATTGCCAGTAGACTCCGGCGGCGGTCGCGGCCGCGAGGAGGAACGCGGCGAGGTACGCCAGGACCGCCCACCGGGCGTACACCCGGTCGTCGGCGAGGGCCGCCCGCGACCACGCAACGGCGTCCTGCGACTCGGTCAACTTCTGGAACACCCCGGCGACGAACGCCTGATTCCGCTCCTCCCGCCCTGTCGCCGCGAAGTAACACCCGCCAACCAGCGGGAGCGCGGCGGCCGGGTCGTCGTCGGCCCCGCCGGCCGTCTCCACCGGCAGCCCCCGCGCGAGGACGCGGCCCAGCCGCGGCCCGCGGACGAACAGGTCGAACAGGAACTGGAACAGTTTCCGGTTGTACGTCGGGACGAATTGGTTCGTGTGCCGGTTCTCCGGCGGCCATTCCAGTCGCAGCCAGTTCAGTACGAACGACGGCATCACGTTCAGGCGGACCCACTCGGCCACCGCCTCCAGCACCCCGGGCATTTCTTCCGGCGGGCGGTCCGGCATGAGCGGAATGCGCTGGCCGATCCGCAGTTTCAGGTCGTCCCGCTTGAACCCGCGGCGGAACTCGTCGAACCCACTCGCCTGCTCCAGATCGCAGACCATCACGTACATGGGGTACCGTTGCCGGAAGGTCGTTCGGGCTACCGACAAATCGCCCGAGAGGACGCCGACGGCGGTGGCACACAGTTCGTCCGTTTCCAGGGCCGCCCACGGCACGAGAACCAGTGCCCCGTTCACCGGACACCACGGCCGCCGGTCGCGGGCGATCAACCGGCAGAGGTACGCGAGCCGCCGCGGGCCGTTCGTCCGGTCCTCGGGCGTCAGCGTCACCCGCCGGGCCAGCGCGGCCTTGGCCGCCTGCAGGATGTCGCCGAGTTCGTACAGCCGCTCTTCCTCGGCCGCCGTCAGCGGGCGGTCGCTCTGGAGGCGGAGCAACTCGTAGAACTCTTCCTGCAACTTCTCGTCCACCCCGGCGAGCGCCTGCCCGGGGGTGATCGTGAACGCCCCGGCCCCAGTCCCCCGGGCGTCCGCGTTCGCCGCGACTTCGTCCGGGTTCGCCAGCCGGTCGACGAAGGTTCCCCAGGTCGACGCGCCGGAGCAGGTGACGAAGACGGCGTCCTGTCCCGCGAACACCCGGACGGGGGCGACCATCGTGTTCGGAACCCGGATCTTGATTTTCTGGTTCGAGGCCACGAACAGCGCATCGTCCCCGGTTTCGGGTCGCCCGACCACCAGGTAAAGTGGCACGTCTCCGACGCGGATGCCTTCCTGGCCCAGGCGACGGACCGCTTCTTCCCACGCGGCCGCGATGTCCGGGTATTCGGCCGCGTCTTCCGCGTTGAACAGCTTCCACCAGAAGTAGCCGATCCAGCTGAGTACGCAGAGTAGGGCGAAGACGAGCGGGAGGTAAACCGCCCGGACGTAGTCGGGGGCGTACTGCTTAAGGTAGTGCTGGACGATCGCGAGCCCGTTCAGCCAGTAGAGCCCGTAGAAGATGACCCAGAAGACGATGACGGTGGCGAGCGCGCGGAGCCACACCGGCCATGACCGGAAATCGGCCGCGTCGCGGAACATCGGGAGGACGAGGCCGACTAGGCTGCGGATCTTATCGACGAAGGCGACGAAGAAGTAAATCAGACTTTGCATGAGGCCCGCCGCGGGAAGAACGTCAGTTATTTTTCAGCTGTTGAGTGACCAGGAGGGTGGCGAACAACATGGCGGCGGCGGCCACCACCAGGAGGACGCGGCCGGCCGTCCGGAACCGGTCGCGGCCGCGGAGGACCGGGACGTTCGTCTTCACGCCCAGGTCGGCCGGCAGGCGGAACTCCTGCTTGCGGGCCCCGAGTACCCGCCGGCGGGCCCGCTCCCCCCCACTCCTTCGGGTCGACGATCCGCGGGGCTCCACGGAACCCGAGCATGACGCACCACAGGTACGTCTCGACGGCCCCCGCCCCGGGCCGTTTCTCGGCCAACTCGGCCTGCGACCAGAACCGCCACGCCCGCTCCTGCCCGCCGCCGAAGATTTCCGCTTCCAGCGACTTCTCCTTCCACTCGGCCGCCCACGGGCAGGTCGCGTCGCTGATGAAGATCTCGTCCAGCCAGCAGGCGAGCGCGTACCGCGCCCCGAGGAAATCGCGGTAATCGTAGGGCACGGGCCGGGGGGCGGTGTCACCGTAGTCCAGGTGCCCGCGGACCGCGCCGTCCGCCCAGAGCATCTGTTTCAGCTTGGCGTTCTCGGCGTCGAGCAGCAGGGATTCGCCCTTGGTCACCCGCTCTTTTAGCGCCAGGCCGTGGGCCAGAACTTCGAGGACGTGGCGAGTCAGGTCTTGGTCCATGATCTGCCCGACGCGGAGCTTGGGTAGGGTGACAGTGACTATCCCGGTGTCCCCGGGCTCCCGCCCGGGTCTACGTTAGGCCGCCCCGGAGGGGCGGGAAAACCTTCCTGTATCCGCCCGCTTTGTATTTGGGCAACGTCGTCTTCCGCCCCTCCGGGGCGGCCTAACGTAGACCCGGGCGGGAGCCCGGGGACACCGGGGACTGACTCCCTCCCACTCCGGCAAATCCCCGCCTCACCCCTTCGGCGGCACAATGTACAGCGTGAACCGCATGACCGGCTGCTTACCCGGCTGCCCGCGAATCATCACGTCCCGCTTGCCCTCCAGGTCGCCGTCCAGCAGGCGCTCGTTGAGCCGGATCGCGAGCCGCCGCGTCCGCTGCACGAACGGCCACTCGTCCGGGCTCCGCTCGATCGAGAAGTACGTGTCCTTCTTCGTGACCGGCAGCACCCGCGGGGGCTGCGGCTCGTACCGGAAGACCATGCCGCGGTGGCCGAGCGCGTACACCTCTTCCACCCGGTCGGACGAAGCGATCTTCATGTTCATCTGCCCGCTGGTCAATAGGCCAATCACTTCGCCGCTGACCAGATTCGATTCCACGCCGACGAACATCTGCCACCCGGGCGCGAGCCACGGCTCCTCCATCTCCACCCGCATCTGCAGACCGTGCCCGCCGAACGGCCGCTGCTGGAACTTGCGGTCGGCCCCGATCATGTTCAGCAGGTAGTCGAGGATGCGCTTCAGCTCGAAGAAGCAGCCGCCGAGGTTGTCGTGGTCGTATTCGGACAACTCCGGAATGCGGCGGTCGGGGCCGAAGATGGCGAGCTGCCCGATGAGCCGGCAGAGTTCGGTGTACGCGACGACGGGGTGGACGCCGTTCGTCCGGGCGAGGATCTGGGTGACGGCGGCGGCCTCGTTGAGCAGGCGGACCTGCTCGAACATCAGGCGGGCTTCGGGGTCGGTTTCGAGAAACGTGATCTCGCGGTCGCGGACGGTCCCGCCGAGGTCGCGGACGAGGGAGCCGATCTTGTAGTAAATCGGCTGAAGGATCTCGGCCCGCATCGCCGGCCACGCCTCGGTGTCGCACGCCAGGAGAGGCGGAATGAACGCCCGGTGGAGGACAGGTGTCGTGTCCCCCTGGGTGGAGCGGGCCAGGACGGCGAGCGGCAGCGTGTCGTACCCGGCCGGGTCCTGGCCCGAGACGAGCAGCGTCAGGTTGAGTCGCCGGTACTGGACGGGGCGGTCGGTCTTGCCGTCGTTCTCGTCCGGCACCCGAGGGTCCATCTCGGTCTTGTACCGGGCCGCGTCGTCCCCCGCGTCGTCCCCGCGCCCACGACATTCGGCCGGCCGACATCCAACGTCGGCACGGCGAGTACGACCTCGACGCGATCCTGGGTGTCGAACGCTTTCTTCAGGTCTTTTTCTTCCAGCGGCCGCAGGCTGGCATCCTGGGGGACGCGGACAACGGTGCCGTCCCGCATGCGGGCCTGGAGGGACGTGACGACGAACCGGTAGTTGGTGAGGGCGGCGGTGTCGATCGCGATCCGGCGGACGCCCCAGTTGTACGGCACGTCCCACCGCCCCGACTGGGCGACCTGGTCCGCCCAGTACCGGTCCGCCGCCTGGAAGTGGTGCGGGCGGAGGAACATCCCTTCGTGCCAGTAGACCGGCAGGGTGCGCATGAATCGCCCGGGAAGTTCGTCGGGGTGGGGATTTCGGAATACTATAGCCGGCGCCCCGCCCGCGTCAGATCGATCACGCCTTTCGTTCGAGCCCCGTCATCGTTCCCGTGCTGGAAGCGAACCGATCGACCTCCTGCCCGCACCCCTGAAGGATGCTGACGAACAGGTTGCTTAACGGAGCATTGTTCTTCTGGTTGAAAGCCAGGTGCTGGCCGTGGCGGTAGCGCCCGCCCGCGTGAAGGATCGGCAGGTTCGTCGTCGTGTGCCCGTTCGCGTTGCCGAGATTGCTGC from Fimbriiglobus ruber includes the following:
- the tssK gene encoding type VI secretion system baseplate subunit TssK, with product MDPRVPDENDGKTDRPVQYRRLNLTLLVSGQDPAGYDTLPLAVLARSTQGDTTPVLHRAFIPPLLACDTEAWPAMRAEILQPIYYKIGSLVRDLGGTVRDREITFLETDPEARLMFEQVRLLNEAAAVTQILARTNGVHPVVAYTELCRLIGQLAIFGPDRRIPELSEYDHDNLGGCFFELKRILDYLLNMIGADRKFQQRPFGGHGLQMRVEMEEPWLAPGWQMFVGVESNLVSGEVIGLLTSGQMNMKIASSDRVEEVYALGHRGMVFRYEPQPPRVLPVTKKDTYFSIERSPDEWPFVQRTRRLAIRLNERLLDGDLEGKRDVMIRGQPGKQPVMRFTLYIVPPKG
- a CDS encoding DotU family type IV/VI secretion system protein; amino-acid sequence: MDQDLTRHVLEVLAHGLALKERVTKGESLLLDAENAKLKQMLWADGAVRGHLDYGDTAPRPVPYDYRDFLGARYALACWLDEIFISDATCPWAAEWKEKSLEAEIFGGGQERAWRFWSQAELAEKRPGAGAVETYLWCVMLGFRGAPRIVDPKEWGGAGPPAGTRGPQAGVPPAGRPGREDERPGPPRPRPVPDGRPRPPGGGRRRHVVRHPPGHSTAEK
- the tssK gene encoding type VI secretion system baseplate subunit TssK, with amino-acid sequence MRTLPVYWHEGMFLRPHHFQAADRYWADQVAQSGRWDVPYNWGVRRIAIDTAALTNYRFVVTSLQARMRDGTVVRVPQDASLRPLEEKDLKKAFDTQDRVEVVLAVPTLDVGRPNVVGAGTTRGTTRPGTRPRWTLGCRTRTTARPTAPSSTGDST
- a CDS encoding DHA2 family efflux MFS transporter permease subunit is translated as MSQGASSAAGGRPPVNPWLIAVAVVVPTFMEILDTTIANVALRYIAGGLSAANIDSEWVITSYLAANATVLPISGWISAHLGRRNYFLLSIAVFTISSALCGLATNLTELILFRILQGFAGGGLQPSSQAILLDSFPAEKQGVAQTLFGVAALIGPIVGPTLGGYLTDNYSWRWIFYINVPVGALAFLASYALLDDPPYLKVEREKLKKKPLNFDFIGLGLLAVVMASWEVTLSKGQEWNWWGDPRWRIPILIILFAVCLIALIIREFTTANPVVNFRPLGDRNFVVCCLIIFCLYGALYAASTSLPSLLQTLFHYEAFHSGLVMSPSGVFAVFTMIAVSVLMTKGVDSRWLIGGGLLVSAAGQYWMSLATLDVSPWFIVWPRVVMIIGLSMTFSPLNVAAFKYIPRNLRGAAVGLFSLLRNEGGSAGTSVAQTMQERRQQFHLSRLDDHLTPYDKPVRAFLDQMNTFFLNLTGDPALAKQRAYNALDALRQQQASSLAYFDVFFLTAVMTAVLVVFVFWMKPSRAEGGVPAGE
- a CDS encoding type VI secretion protein IcmF/TssM N-terminal domain-containing protein; amino-acid sequence: MQSLIYFFVAFVDKIRSLVGLVLPMFRDAADFRSWPVWLRALATVIVFWVIFYGLYWLNGLAIVQHYLKQYAPDYVRAVYLPLVFALLCVLSWIGYFWWKLFNAEDAAEYPDIAAAWEEAVRRLGQEGIRVGDVPLYLVVGRPETGDDALFVASNQKIKIRVPNTMVAPVRVFAGQDAVFVTCSGASTWGTFVDRLANPDEVAANADARGTGAGAFTITPGQALAGVDEKLQEEFYELLRLQSDRPLTAAEEERLYELGDILQAAKAALARRVTLTPEDRTNGPRRLAYLCRLIARDRRPWCPVNGALVLVPWAALETDELCATAVGVLSGDLSVARTTFRQRYPMYVMVCDLEQASGFDEFRRGFKRDDLKLRIGQRIPLMPDRPPEEMPGVLEAVAEWVRLNVMPSFVLNWLRLEWPPENRHTNQFVPTYNRKLFQFLFDLFVRGPRLGRVLARGLPVETAGGADDDPAAALPLVGGCYFAATGREERNQAFVAGVFQKLTESQDAVAWSRAALADDRVYARWAVLAYLAAFLLAAATAAGVYWQFFRGRGAG